The following proteins come from a genomic window of Hymenobacter canadensis:
- a CDS encoding alpha/beta hydrolase-fold protein encodes MNHAFLAALLFACGTVQAQTTLRLTSVPAATPAGATLYLAGTVNNWSPSSAAHTFSRNPDGTYQLTLPATVTGTIEFKFTRGSWATVEADAQFNDIGNRRYTIGSGPATVDLQVAAWKDQGSGGGSCQSTALQPNVRVISTAFQMPQLGRTRRVWVYLPNDYATASNKRYPVLYMHDGQNVFDACTSFSGEWGVDETLSQLQQQGLDATGSIVVAVDNGGADRLNEMSPWNNPQYGGGQGDQYVDFMAQTLKPYIDQNYRTLTGREYTGITGSSMGGLISTYAALKYPQVYSKVGVFSPAFWFAQAPLFQYLRQHPANPDTRFYFVSGTTESQTMVPLMQAMRDSLARGGVPAANLSFNARPDGQHAEWFWKREFSAAYQWLNAPAAPLSTKGNAAHLAFSAYPMPAKNQLRVELPTGVREARLEVLDATGRVVLKDKVRSGDSVNVSGLARGTYFLRVSGGHKLGTQTLVKE; translated from the coding sequence ATGAATCACGCTTTCCTCGCTGCTCTGCTCTTTGCCTGCGGAACAGTGCAAGCCCAGACCACCCTGCGCCTGACCAGTGTGCCCGCCGCCACGCCCGCCGGGGCCACGCTGTATCTGGCCGGCACCGTCAATAACTGGAGCCCAAGCAGTGCGGCCCACACCTTCAGCCGCAACCCCGACGGCACCTACCAGCTGACGCTGCCGGCTACCGTCACGGGTACCATTGAGTTCAAGTTTACGCGCGGCTCCTGGGCCACGGTGGAGGCCGACGCCCAGTTCAACGACATCGGTAACCGCCGCTACACCATTGGCAGCGGCCCGGCTACCGTGGACCTGCAGGTGGCCGCCTGGAAAGACCAGGGTAGTGGCGGCGGTAGCTGCCAGAGCACTGCGCTGCAGCCGAACGTGCGGGTTATTAGCACCGCGTTCCAGATGCCGCAGCTGGGCCGCACGCGCCGCGTGTGGGTCTATCTGCCCAACGACTATGCCACGGCTTCCAATAAGCGCTACCCGGTGCTGTATATGCACGACGGCCAGAACGTGTTTGACGCCTGCACCAGCTTTTCGGGCGAGTGGGGCGTGGATGAAACCCTGAGCCAACTGCAGCAGCAAGGCCTGGATGCTACCGGCTCAATTGTGGTGGCCGTGGACAACGGCGGCGCCGACCGGCTCAACGAAATGTCGCCGTGGAATAACCCGCAGTACGGCGGCGGCCAGGGCGACCAGTACGTGGATTTCATGGCCCAGACGCTTAAGCCCTACATCGACCAGAACTACCGCACCCTCACGGGCCGCGAGTACACGGGCATTACGGGCAGCAGCATGGGTGGCCTGATTTCCACCTACGCCGCCCTGAAGTATCCGCAGGTGTACAGCAAGGTGGGCGTGTTTTCGCCGGCCTTTTGGTTTGCGCAGGCGCCCTTGTTCCAGTACCTGCGCCAGCACCCGGCCAACCCCGACACGCGGTTCTACTTCGTGAGTGGCACCACGGAAAGCCAGACGATGGTACCGCTGATGCAGGCCATGCGCGACTCATTGGCTCGTGGTGGTGTGCCGGCTGCCAACCTGAGCTTCAACGCCCGCCCCGACGGGCAGCATGCCGAGTGGTTCTGGAAACGCGAGTTTTCGGCGGCGTACCAGTGGCTGAACGCGCCGGCAGCGCCGCTGAGCACGAAAGGCAACGCAGCGCATCTGGCATTCAGTGCCTACCCGATGCCTGCCAAAAACCAGCTGCGCGTGGAGCTGCCCACGGGCGTGCGGGAAGCGCGGCTGGAGGTGCTCGACGCCACCGGCCGGGTAGTACTGAAAGACAAAGTTCGCTCCGGCGACTCGGTGAACGTGAGCGGCCTGGCCCGCGGTACGTACTTCCTGCGCGTGTCGGGCGGCCACAAATTGGGCACGCAGACCCTTGTGAAGGAGTAG